The genomic window CCTATATAGGACTTGTTCATTATCCTGTTTATGATAGAAAAGGAAGAGTTGTTGCCTCATCCATACTTCCCTATGACATTGTGGATATAAGCAGGCTCTCAAAGACATTTGGAGTAAAAACTCTTTATGTGGTGCATCCCTTTGACAATCAGAGAAGAGCCATTGAAAGAATAATAAACTTCTGGACAAGAGGGGGAGGGAGGTTTTTTAATAGATACAGGAGAGAGGCTTTAAAACTTGTGAAACTCTCCTCTTCCCTTGACGAGGTTATCTTGGATATTGAGAGAAAAGAAAGGGTTAAACCTATTATTATATTCACAAGTGCAAAATCCAGTAAAGAAGAGATAACTTTTAAAAAACTAAGGGAAATACTCAAAAAACATCCCATTCTAATCCTTTTTGGCACAGGGTGGGGAATGGTAAGAGAGAAGATACCATTTGACTATCAACTTGAGCCAATAAAAGGCTATCCTAAAGGGAATAAATACAATCATCTCTCCGTTAGAAGTGCCTGTGCCATAATTCTTGATAGATTATTTAACAGGTAAAAATAGTGATAAAATAAAAACAAAAAGAGAGGAGGAGGAATGAAAAAAATCATCCTTTTATTAATCTTAACTTTAATCTTTGTCTCTTTGGACTTGAAAATTTCTAACTCTCAAGAGACAGGATGGAGAACATATAGAGGTACGAATGAGAGACTGGGTTGCTCAGATGAGGAGTTTAGGCCTCCACTTGAGGAAAAATGGCACTATCTTGGTAATGCACTCTTCACTTCTCCTATAGCAGTTGATGATGTGGTATATGCAGGATGTGGTGATAAATCGTTATATGCTTTTGATAAAAGAAGCGGTGATGTTCTCTGGACATTTGATACAGATGGAGCAATAATTGGAACACCAGCATTTAGCGATGGAAAATTGTATTTTGGCTCCATTGATGAAAACTTCTATTGTGTTGATATCTCAAACCACGAAAAATACCTATGGAAGATGCGGGTTTATTCAAAAATTACAACAGCTCCTCTTGTAACAAACCATTATGTTTACTTTGGAGCAGAGAATGGGATAGTTTACTGTGTAGATAAGGATACCGGTGATCTTGTATGGAACTATTCAACAGGTGGAAAAATAAACTCAGCAATAAGCGGAGATGATAGAGGAATTTACTTTGTATCTCAGGATGGTTATTTATATGCTCTTCATCCGTTAACTAAAGAAGTTTTATTTAAAAAACTTGTAGGTAAGAATGTTAAAGCTACGCCTGTTATTCTTGGAGATTATGTTTATTTACTGAATACATCTGGACAGTTCAGGGCGTTAAATAGAGAGAATAAAGGACATCAGGATTGGTATTTTAATCTTAATGAGGATACCGTGACAACACCAGCAATTTCAGGTGATTTGGCAGTTATTGCTGGAATACATGGAAAAGTTGCATGTATAGATTTAAAAACAGGGAAAGCCAAATGGACAAGAAACCTTCCATCAGGATTTGATGCCTCTCCTGTTGTGACAGATAGATATGTATTCATCGGCGATAAAACAAGCACACTTTACATGCTAT from Caldisericia bacterium includes these protein-coding regions:
- a CDS encoding RNA methyltransferase, with translation YIGLVHYPVYDRKGRVVASSILPYDIVDISRLSKTFGVKTLYVVHPFDNQRRAIERIINFWTRGGGRFFNRYRREALKLVKLSSSLDEVILDIERKERVKPIIIFTSAKSSKEEITFKKLREILKKHPILILFGTGWGMVREKIPFDYQLEPIKGYPKGNKYNHLSVRSACAIILDRLFNR